One genomic region from Xylocopa sonorina isolate GNS202 chromosome 8, iyXylSono1_principal, whole genome shotgun sequence encodes:
- the Nd-75 gene encoding NADH dehydrogenase (ubiquinone) 75 kDa subunit, producing the protein MKMLRLPVIRLSARLQNGRLSTMGFHTSSKFQQDLVEVFIDDIPVQVPPGTTVLQAAAKVGVEIPRFCYHERLAVAGNCRMCLVEIEKQVKPVAACAMPVMKGWRVKTNSDLTRKAREGVMEFLLVNHPLDCPICDQGGECDLQDQSMAFGSDRSRFVDINYSGKRAVEDKDIGPLIKTVMTRCIHCTRCIRFASEVAGIDDLGTTGRGNDMQVGTYVEKMFLSELSGNIIDLCPVGALTSKPYAFVARPWETRRTDSIDVLDAVGSNIVISHRTGEVLRILPRVNEEINEEWLSDKARFSYDGLKRQRLITPMIKVNGKLEAVEWEDALVASTRAIQNGAPPNKCAAIAGKLADAEALVAMKDLVNRLGGESLATEQPFPKHAAGIDIRSNYLLNNTIAAVEEADVVLLIGTNPRYEAPLVNTRLRKGYIHGEQTIGLIGPNVDLTYDYEHLGQSPETITQLRNGTHPFSNALKSAKKPLIILGIEQLTRRDGGKILSETQLLAQSLGKSSMAPDAEWKVLNILHTNASQVAALDLGYLSSVEEIKEQQPKVLFLLGADDANIKKEEFPNSCIIYIGSHGDEGASIADIILPGAAYTEKVGTYVNTEGRAQQTCAAITPPGMARPDWKIIRALSEICGVCLPYENLTEIRSRLEEIAPHLIRYGNIEPANYFIQALELAKETSGSLSSSPLEVKQKTLDHFFMTDVISRASQTMAKCVQAVNKQRESTL; encoded by the exons GCAGCTGCCAAAGTAGGAGTAGAAATTCCTAGATTCTGTTACCACGAACGTCTGGCCGTGGCAGGAAATTGTAGAATGTGTCttgtagaaattgagaagcaaGTCAAG CCTGTCGCAGCTTGTGCTATGCCTGTAATGAAAGGATGGAGAGTGAAAACTAATTCAGATCTAACTCGTAAAGCACGCGAAGGTGTTATGGAATTTTTATTGGTAAATCATCCTTTGGATTGTCCTATCTGCGATCAGGGCGGAGAGTGCGATTTACAGGATCAGAGTATGGCGTTTGGTAGCGATCGAAGCAGATTCGTCGATATTAATTACAGCGGTAAAAGAGCGGTGGAAGATAAAGATATCGGCCCTCTGATCAAAACAGTTATGACACGTTGCATCCATTGTACAAGATGCATTCGTTTCGCGTCAGAAGTAGCTGGTATCGATGATCTGGGGACTACGGGTCGTGGAAATGATATGCAG GTAGGAACGTATGTAGAGAAAATGTTTCTATCCGAGCTGTCTGGCAATATTATTGACCTGTGCCCTGTTGGAGCGCTAACAAGTAAACCATACGCTTTCGTTGCTCGTCCGTGGGAAACGCGTCGTACGGACAGCATCGATGTCCTCGATGCTGTTGGCAgtaatatcgtgatatcgcatagaACCGGTGAAGTTCTGAGAATTTTGCCAAGAGTGAACGAG GAAATAAACGAGGAATGGCTGTCGGATAAAGCACGTTTCTCTTACGATGGACTGAAGCGTCAAAGGCTTATAACTCCAATGATCAAAGTAAATGGAAAATTGGAAGCCGTTGAATGGGAAGATGCTCTCGTAGCGA GTACACGAGCGATTCAAAACGGAGCTCCTCCGAATAAATGTGCTGCGATTGCTGGAAAGTTGGCTGACGCCGAGGCTCTCGTAGCGATGAAAGATCTAGTGAACAGACTTGGAGGTGAAAGTCTTGCAACTGAACAACCCTTTCCGAAACATGCCGCGGGTATCGACATAAGGAGCAATTATCTATTAAACAACACAATCGCTGCGGTAGAAGAGGCTGATGTTGTTCTATTGATCGGTACTAATCCGAGGTATGAAGCACCATTGGTCAATACCCGTTTAAGGAAAGGATACATCCACGGTGAACAGACGATTGGTTTAATCGGACCAAATGTAGATTTAACTTATGATTACGAG CATTTAGGTCAGTCTCCGGAAACGATAACACAATTAAGAAATGGCACTCATCCGTTTTCAAATGCTCTGAAATCTGCTAAAAAGCCCCTAATTATTTTGGGTATCGAACAATTGACTAGAAGAGACGGTGGAAAAATTTTATCCGAAACGCAATTGTTGGCACAGTCTTTGGGGAAAAGTTCAATG GCCCCTGATGCAGAGTGGAAAGTATTAAACATTCTTCACACAAATGCATCGCAAGTAGCAGCTTTGGATCTCGGTTATTTATCGTCCGTCGAAGAAATTAAAGAACAGCAACCAAAAGTTCTTTTTTTGTTGGGAGCCGACGATGCGAATATCAAGAAGGAAGAGTTCCCAAACAGTTGTATTATATATATAG GTAGTCACGGTGACGAGGGAGCATCGATTGCGGATATTATACTTCCCGGAGCTGCGTATACCGAGAaagttggaacatatgtaaacaCAGAAGGTCGTGCGCAGCAAACTTGTGCTGCGATTACACCACCGGGTATGGCACGGCCAGATTGGAAGATCATACGGGCCCTCTCCGAG ATTTGTGGAGTTTGTTTGCCTTATGAAAATTTGACGGAAATCAGATCTAGACTAGAAGAGATCGCACCGCATTTGATCAGATACGGTAACATAGAACCGGCCAATTATTTTATCCAGGCATTGGAATTAGCGAAA GAAACGTCTGGTTCCTTGTCTTCGAGTCCTTTGGAGGTGAAGCAAAAGACGTTGGATCATTTTTTTATGACAGACGTGATATCTCGTGCCTCGCAAACTATGGCAAAATGCGTACAAGCAGTTAACAAACAACGCGAAAGCACTTTATAG
- the LOC143426331 gene encoding protein charybde, which yields MEVLPCPVNVNFTNTRAGAVAEEFDGACQALAKRLEVELRRAKHAQLACGEVLLPADLLPRIAKNVLSLAENEPCGLRGCTLFISFETDSVCRRLSKIQCDPNAISTFELYLTLKQDHTSWHILLPQFLKNLTRGGTIMISRDFTLEKKKLYRSYQHMQ from the exons ATGGAGGTTTTACCGTGTCCtgtgaatgtgaattttaccaACACAAGAG CGGGAGCAGTGGCTGAAGAATTTGATGGAGCTTGTCAGGCTTTAGCGAAACGTTTGGAAGTTGAACTAAGGAGGGCAAAGCATGCTCAGTTAGCATGCGGGGAAGTTTTACTGCCTGCCGATCTTTTGCCTAGAATAGCCAAAAATGTTCTTAGCTTGGCCGAGAATGAACCTTGCGGTCTCAG AGGTTGTACCTTATTCATTAGTTTCGAAACGGACAGTGTATGCAGAAGATTGTCAAAAATACAATGCGATCCCAACGCCATTTCTACCTTCGAGCTTTACTTGACCCTAAAACAAGACCATACATCTTGGCACATTCTTTTACCTCAGTTTCTCAA AAACCTTACACGGGGTGGCACCATCATGATCAGTAGAGATTTCACATTGGAAAAGAAGAAATTATATAGATCGTATCAACATATGCAATGA
- the P115 gene encoding general vesicular transport factor p115, whose product MEYFKSSLKSVLGSTPTEYEPSGADTVERLVDRLQSSTLLSDRRDACRALKALSRTYRVEVGAQGMDALRQILEMDRTDCEIIGLALDTLCNITDPKTFDEEVDKHGPSNKIGEQFTEIFIKNTDSVGLVLALLEEFEFKVRWSALKLLMHLSTNRLKDIQEIILVSPMGVSKLMDLLSDSREVIRNDVLLLLIQLTKGNANIQKIVAFENAFDRIFDVIAQEGNADGGIVVEDCLLLMLNLLRGNTSNQNFFKEGSYIQKLTPMFQIPSEIDDNPPSAWSSQKVSNVHCMVQVIRALVAPSGPAQAVANCQRIMRACGLLQALCNILMASGVPADVLTETINTVAEVIRGNTSNQEFLAGVMAPSSPPRPAIVVLLMSMVNEKQPFALRCSVLYCFQCFLYKNDMGQNQLIQTLLPQGNEVPTLTTGQLLCGGLFSTDSLSNWFSAVALSYALIDDNMQKEQLLRVLLATNIGKPPVTLMQQCVILLQQGNKTQCKLGLLMLLCRWIAHCLAAVKSFLLIDSSIAYLTALLSSQENNDDLQETLLQSMCAMLIGLCVHFNDNSVSNYTKEKLCNLIENRIGLERFQDAIGGLARHEVYSRTLKHPQPSAKNPSELLLDHEFCRLSKTLEGVIIKSVLDGSSLRNHRNQIATPILPDSVLVSEYKEVIREQNSQIQKLNQLTESLVKEKHELEAQLHDLRLTIGHLKDQNLVLRAAQTNLLSEESEFNNLTIGEDCIKETERYKNVITELENRLAEYALTMKEHVSDFDRKLQEKSEELEKLKKDQEDLLELLTEQDSKIVLYKEKLIALGEKVETDESSVELDTDDQPESNNSRTDRID is encoded by the exons ATGGAATACTTTAAAAGTAGCCTGAAATCTGTTTTAGGTTCTACGCCTACCGAATACGAACCATCCGGTGCTGATACG GTAGAACGATTGGTAGACAGGCTACAGTCGTCAACGTTATTAAGCGACAGACGAGATGCCTGCAGAGCTCTGAAAGCTCTTTCTCGCACTTATCGTGTCGAGGTTGGTGCCCAAGGAATGGATGCGTTGAGGCAAATTTTAGAAATGGATAGAACCGACTGCGAAATCATCGGTTTAGCGTTAGATACTCTTTGTAATATAACCGATCCTAAGACATTCGACGAAGAAG TTGATAAACATGGACCCAGTAATAAAATTGGGGAACAATTCACAGAGATATTTATTAAGAATACAGATAGCGTTGGATTAGTTTTAGcccttttagaagaatttgaatTTAAAGTTAGATGGTCCGCGCTAAAACTATTGATGCATTTATCGACCAACAGACTGAAAGATATACAAGAAATAATTTTAGTCAGCCCTATGGGTGTTTCTAAGCTAATGGACCTCCTTAGCGATAGCAGAGAAGTTATACGGAACGAT GTTTTACTGCTTCTCATTCAACTGACAAAGGGTAATGCAAATATTCAGAAAATTGTCGCATTCGAGAATGCGTTTGATCGTATCTTTGATGTTATCGCCCAGGAGGGTAACGCGGACGGTGGTATCGTCGTGGAAGATTGTTTATTGCTTATGTTGAATCTATTACGGGGTAATACAAGTAATCAGAACTTTTTTAAAGAAG GCAGTTATATTCAAAAATTAACTCCCATGTTTCAAATACCATCTGAAATTGATGACAATCCCCCGAGTGCGTGGAGTTCGCAGAAGGTATCGAACGTTCACTGTATGGTTCAAGTGATTCGTGCTTTGGTTGCACCAAGCGGACCCGCTCAG GCAGTAGCGAATTGTCAACGAATCATGAGAGCTTGCGGACTTTTACAAGCTCTATGCAACATATTGATGGCCAGTGGTGTACCGGCGGATGTACTGACCGAGACTATCAATACGGTGGCAGAAGTAATTAGGGGAAATACCAGCAATCAAGAATTCCTTGCCGGCGTAATGGCACCTAGTAGCCCTCCTAG GCCTGCGATCGTTGTGCTGCTCATGTCTATGGTAAATGAAAAACAACCGTTTGCCTTAAGATGTTCTGTCCTCTATTGTTTTCAATgttttttatataaaaacgaTATGGGACAAAATCAGCTTATTCAGACTTTATTACCTCAAGGGAACGAAGTCCCAACGTTGACAACAG GACAGCTGTTATGCGGTGGTTTATTCTCCACCGATTCATTATCGAATTGGTTCTCCGCTGTGGCACTGTCTTACGCATTGATCGACGATAACATGCAGAAGGAACAATTGTTACgcgtgctcctcgcaacgaatattggtAAACCACCCGTCACATTGATGCAGCAGTGCGTGATATTGTTACAACAAGGGAATAAAACGCAATGCAAATTAGGCCTCCTGATGCTACTCTGCAGATGGATTGCTCATTGTCTGGCTGCTGTTAAATCATTTTTGCTTATCGATTCGTCTATAGCTTATTTGACAGCTCTGCTGTCGTCGCAAGAGAATAACGACGATTTACAAGAGACATTGTTGCAAAGTATGTGCGCTATGCTTATTGGATTGTGCGTACATTTTAATGACAACAGTGTTTCCAATTACACGAAG GAAAAATTATGTAATTTAATTGAAAATCGAATAGGACTCGAAAGATTCCAAGACGCGATCGGTGGGCTCGCTAGACACGAGGTGTATTCTAGAACTTTAAAACATCCTCAACCTTCGGCGAAAAATCCCTCCGAGCTTTTATTAGATCACGAATTTTGTAGACTATCGAAAACGTTGGAAG GTGTGATTATAAAATCAGTTCTAGATGGAAGTAGTTTACGGAACCATAGAAATCAAATTGCAACACCTATATTGCCAGATTCCGTTTTAGTATCAGAGTATAAAGAGGTTATTCGAGAACAAAATTCCCAAATACAAAAACTTAATCAACTTACAGAATCGCTTGTCAAAGAGAAACACGAGCTCGAA GCACAATTACACGATCTTCGATTAACCATTGGCCACTTGAAAGATCAAAACTTAGTTTTACGAGCGGCACAAACCAATTTACTGTCGGAAGAAAGTGAATTCAATAACTTAACGATCGGCGAAGATTGTATAAAAGAAACAGAGAGATATAAAAATGTGATCACAGAATTAGAAAATCGTTTGGCAGAATATGCTTTAACGATGAAAGAACATGTATCCGACTTTGATCGTAAATTGCAAGAAAAATCAGAAGAACTGGAAAAACTTAAGAAAGACCAAGAAGACCTTTTGGAGCTTTTAACGGAACAAGATAGCAAAATTGTGCTTTACAAAGAGAAATTAATTGCGTTAGGTGAAAAG GTTGAGACAGATGAAAGTTCTGTTGAACTCGACACGGATGATCAACCGGAATCGAATAATTCTCGTACCGATCGTATCGATTGA